The following is a genomic window from Caproiciproducens sp. CPB-2.
GAAATCGGCCAACCCGCTTATGTGGACCTGATCCTTTCCGTCGACTGCCAGAGCAGCTGCGGCGTTGTGTCGGTGGTGTCCCTCTCCTGCCCCTTTCTGCTCAGCCATTTTCTGGACAGCGTTGTCAGGAACCAGTTTACGGTTAAGACGGACAACGGGGATACCGAAAATTTTTACGAATATCTTGAGCGCGGGTATCAGGTGCTGAAAAGGGGTACGCCGAAGGCGTTTGTCACCATCCCCGGGCAGCGCGGTCGGATTAAAAACAACGAGCTCGCTTCCCTGCTGTTTATGGAGACCATTTATCAGCAGGGTGAAAACATGGGCAGGGTCATAGACCGGGACGTTGTGGAAATCGTGGAGAACGAGCATGGGATGGCGCAGTATGAATACGCCCACGGGTACGCTTATTCCAATATTTTCATTCAGATATCGGACACGTTTCCGTTTGAAATTACAGACCGCATCGAATTTGAATCTATTACCCAGTTTTATATCGAGCTTCTGATGTTTGAGGAATCCGCCATCGTTTCGACCAATGAGAAGATTGTGGAATTTCTTTCGCCCGGCGGCGATCCTACGCCGAACGAGGTCCTTTCCAGAACACATCAGATTTTCGATGAATACTCCCGGACGATAGAATTCTGGGATATTCAGGTCAATTACCCATCCTCCAAAAAATCGCTGGCCATGCTGCGGGACGCGTTCCGCATCAACGAACAGCTGCAGCGTCTGGAACGAAACCAGAATCAGCTTCAGCGCGTGTTCGACACCCAGCGCGACCTTCTGGACAGGCTGGATTCCTCCAACCTGAACTATATTTTGCTGTTTTTTACTCTGCTTCAGGTCCTGGCTCTGCTGATGCCGGGAATATTCTCCGGCGGCGGGATCTTCACCCAGCAGAAAATACTGGCGTATCTGTTTTTGGCGGGCGGGCTGTTTGTCTATGTAAAACTGAAAAACAGGATTCTGGCAAGAAGCGTAAGAGGGAAACGCCCCGGACAAAATAAGGGAACGGTGGAAAACCGCCGGATAAAATGATACAATACTGAGAAACAGCAGGAAGGGGGATACCGATGGATGCAGCGCAGAGGCGCCGGGAGATTCTTGAAATTCTGAAAAAAAGCGCACAGCCTGTCAGCGCCGGTACCATTGCCGGGCAATTTCAGGTGAGCCGGCAGGTTATCGTGGGGGACGTTGCGCTCCTGCGGGCGGCGAACATCGCTATTTCCGCCACGCCGCGGGGCTATATCCTTACGTCCGGCGCCGGAGACGGGGATCAGATCATCCGGACGATCGCCTGCAGGCACAGCAGGGAAAACCTTGCGGAAGAGCTGTATACGATTGTGGACAACGGCTGCGGCCTGATCGACGTGATCGTGGAGCACGCGGTTTACGGCCAGATTTCCGGCCAGCTGCATATTTTTTCCCGCTACGACGCCGACTGTTTTCTGGAAAAGCTGTCGAAGGACCACGCGTCGCCCTTGTGCGACCTGACGGGCGGAGTGCATCTGCATACGATTTCCTGCCGGTCGGAGGACGCGTATCAAAGGGTCCTTGCCGCTTTGGAGGAAAAGGGAATTTTGTTTTCCCGGTAAATCCTCTTGACAAATCCGAAAATCTTCTTTACAATACTAATTACAGGTGTCAAGACATGTGTAAAGATAAAATATGAGGATTGTCAGAGAGGAATCTTTATGAGGAACCGTGAAACAAAATTAATCAGTATGGTCATTGCGGCGCTGCTTTGCGCCATTGGGATCGTCATTCCGATGTTCGCCCCGAAAATCATTTTGGAACCGGCGTCCTTTACCCTTGCCAGCCATGTGCCGATTTTTATCGCCCTGTTTATTTCCCCGCCGGTGGCCGTTGCGGTTTCCATCGGAACATCGTTTGGCTTTTTATTTGCCGGATTTCCAATCGTGATTGTGCTGCGCGCGTTCAGCCATCTGTTTTTTGCGCTGACAGGCGCGTTCATTTTGAAAAGAAAAGAAGATATGCTCGCTTCCGTTGGAAAATCCACGGTGTTTGGGCTTCTTCTGGCGCTGATTCACGCAGTCAGTGAAGTGACCGTCGTTACGCTGTTTTATTTTGGAAACAATATGCCGAAAAATTATTATGCCAACGGGTACTTTATGTCCGTCATTCTGCTGGTCGGGGTCGGCACCATTGTTCACAGCATGATCGATTTTGGGATCGCCCTGATTGTATGGAAGCCGCTGAGCCGCGTGATCAGCATTCCGGTCAGCGCGAAGACGGTGCTGAAACGGGAAGCCGCCGTAAAATAAATATTTTCAGGATTCCCCCGCTTTGTTGTTTGCAGCGGGGGGATTTTTTGTCTTTGGGTGTCCCGCTCTTGCTTTTATCTCCGCGCCGATCAGAATGAGAATGGGGAACATGATCTGGAAGGGGATCGCGTAAATCTCGTACATTGGCGCCCAGTCCTTCCATTCCACCGTGTTTTCGTAAAGCATGCCGGCCAGGGTAACCATAAGCAGAGCGCAGGGAACGACAATAGAGCTTTTGGTCGGCTGCGTTCAGCAGCTTGGCGAGACCCAGAGAAGAGGAATACAGGCAGACGGCAACCTTAATAAATCCCGCCAGCATCAGATTGATGCCGATCAGAACCTCTGTACGGGAAAAAAAGTCGCCTATGGAAATGATGCTGACGGTTTCATAGGAAGGAAAATAAAACATGCTCGCAGAGGGAAAACCCAGGATCAGAATATTTCTGAGATTGACAGTGATCAGGATCGCCAGTGTCATGATCAGGGCTTTGAAAAAAAACCGGGACGGTTTCGCCTGCGGCTCGAGCGCAGAGAAAAAAGAGAGGCAGAGAAAGACCTCGCCCAAGGGCAGAATGCAGAGGGAAAAAGCACTGCCGAGCAGCGTCTTCAGATCGGTATTCATGATCGGTTTTAGATTGCTGGTATCCATATCCCTGGCGCCGATTATGAACGTGGCGGCGACGGATATTAGGAGAATCGGAAAGGTGTACTTTGACATTCTGCCGATATTTTCCGGCCCGCTTTTTACGGCCCAGACAGATAAAAGGATAATAAAAAACAGAATCGCGGGTTCGGGCGTTTCCGGCATGTTCAGGATATGAACGAAGGTGGAAAAAATCTTTAATGTGATTCCGCCAAGCTGAATGGAAAAAACCACATAGATCAGGATCAGGATCCGGCCGAAAACCTTGCCGAAAATCTGCGTCAGGATTTCGAATAAATTTTTTCCGGGGTACAGGGACGTCAGCCGGATATACAGAAAAAGGAGGGGGAGCATCATAATTCCCGCAAACAGGCCGGCGATCCAGGAGTCCTGCTTGGCCTGCGGGTTGATGCCGACGACCACCATGCTGCCCATCCAAAACATAAAGATCGTGGCCTGAATCTGTTTTTCCGTTATCTTATGATTCATCTTTTACCTCTAATGAAAAATAGATGAAATGATCTGGCTGATGATTTTATTCGAACCCGTAATATCAGCGCTGAAGCTCAGCATGATATTGGCCGTCAGGGTAATCAGGTAGACGGGAATGGAAAACCAAAGAGCCTTTTTGTCTCTTTTTTTTAAAACCGGGATCAGGTCGAAGACGATCAGGATCGCGTAAAGAATCAAAAAAACAATCATAGAACTCATATCAGTCACCAACTTTTGCCGTGTTATTGATTTGAATATCTGCCGTTACAGTGACATTCATCGTACGAAATATTTCGTCCCATTTTTGTTTGTCCTGTTCCCATCGCTGGGGATCGTTTTGATAAATCAGATTTCCGAATCCGAAAATATCGCATTTATATTGATCCTGGGCTGTTTTTATCAGCTTGGACACGCTGGTCTCCAATCCGCTTTTGGCGCTTTTTTCAACCTGCTGAATTCTTTCTGCGGTAATATGGCTCTTATTGGTCTGGTCTTCGCCGAGCGCACATACGGTTTTGATTTCTATTCTGAATGCCGGAGGATTTTGGGCAATGACGGGGGTGATTTTTGTTCCGCTCTCCTCTATCTCAAGGGTGACGTTCCTGCCGTCGGAATCGGGGCTTGTCAGCAGCAGCCCCCCTTTTATCTGGTTTTTGATGAACAGCATCAGCTGGGACTGATCGGTATCCAGAAAACCCAGCAGCTTGTCCTTTTTGAAAATGGCTGAACCGGACAGTTCGACGGTGGTCGCCGTCTGCTGTTTTGCGATTTTGATGGATGGCAGAATCAGGGAGGTGCCTTCTCCGGCAAGCATATTATTGGCCTGATACAGTTTGACTCTGGGCGCTTTCGAGAGGCTGGCTACATTCTGCACCAGCATCTGATCGATTTCCAGACAGATCAGGTGGTTGGTTACCGGTTCTTGCTGAAGGATTTCTCCGGCTGTTTTTTCTTCTGAAATCATGGGGACCAATGTCAGCCTCGGCTCGGCGTCACGGGAAACAAAGTCCAGAAGCGGAGCGATTCCCTCCGAAGCAAGGTCTTTGCTGATTACTACCACTTTACACTCGCTGAACGTCAGTTTTTTCTGGCTCTTGCCGATCACATTCCTGATTCCGTCAAACACGGTATTCCCTTCGGTTTCCAGCAGCTTGGAACCCGGACGGTCTTCGGACAGGTCCAAAAATTCAAAGGTAAAATGATATTTATGTCCCGCTGTTCCTCTGTCGATTGCGATGCCGGAGACCATGGAAAGGCGCTCTATTTCCTGATAATTCCAGCAGCCGTTTAAAAGGAGCATGCTCACGATTAACAGAAGGATGCAAAGTCGTTTACCGGTTTTCATTTCTCGCTCCTCGAAGTTTCCCTCGTTTCGTTTGGGGAAAGGTATTTGGGCCTTTTTTTCATAAACCACCACGGGGCTCTGACTGCGATATCTTTTTTATCCTGTAAAGTGTTTTCATAAGCGCTGCTCATAATGGGAATGCCGAAAGAATTGAGATTGAAAAGATGGATCAACAGTCCCAGTGCTCCGAACATATAACCGTGCAGCCCGAGAATGGACGCCATGGCAAGCAGGATAAAGCGCAGAATAATGGTGGCTCCTTTTACACGGGGAATCATCAGGCCGGAGATTCCCGTGACTCCTACGATGATAATCATCGGCGCGCTTACGATCTTTGCTTCCACGGCGGCCTGCCCGATGACCAGCGCGCCGACAATGCTGAGGGCCTGTCCCATCATTCCGGGCATTCTGGCCCCGGATTCCCGGAGCATTTCAAATACGATCAGCATTAAGACCGCTTCCAGCACGGTGGGGAACGGAACGCCCTGCCTTGCCTCCGAAATACTCATG
Proteins encoded in this region:
- a CDS encoding Ger(x)C family spore germination protein: MKTGKRLCILLLIVSMLLLNGCWNYQEIERLSMVSGIAIDRGTAGHKYHFTFEFLDLSEDRPGSKLLETEGNTVFDGIRNVIGKSQKKLTFSECKVVVISKDLASEGIAPLLDFVSRDAEPRLTLVPMISEEKTAGEILQQEPVTNHLICLEIDQMLVQNVASLSKAPRVKLYQANNMLAGEGTSLILPSIKIAKQQTATTVELSGSAIFKKDKLLGFLDTDQSQLMLFIKNQIKGGLLLTSPDSDGRNVTLEIEESGTKITPVIAQNPPAFRIEIKTVCALGEDQTNKSHITAERIQQVEKSAKSGLETSVSKLIKTAQDQYKCDIFGFGNLIYQNDPQRWEQDKQKWDEIFRTMNVTVTADIQINNTAKVGD
- a CDS encoding GerAB/ArcD/ProY family transporter encodes the protein MNHKITEKQIQATIFMFWMGSMVVVGINPQAKQDSWIAGLFAGIMMLPLLFLYIRLTSLYPGKNLFEILTQIFGKVFGRILILIYVVFSIQLGGITLKIFSTFVHILNMPETPEPAILFFIILLSVWAVKSGPENIGRMSKYTFPILLISVAATFIIGARDMDTSNLKPIMNTDLKTLLGSAFSLCILPLGEVFLCLSFFSALEPQAKPSRFFFKALIMTLAILITVNLRNILILGFPSASMFYFPSYETVSIISIGDFFSRTEVLIGINLMLAGFIKVAVCLYSSSLGLAKLLNAADQKLYCRSLRSAYGYPGRHALRKHGGMEGLGANVRDLRDPLPDHVPHSHSDRRGDKSKSGTPKDKKSPRCKQQSGGILKIFILRRLPVSAPSSR
- a CDS encoding transcription repressor NadR, producing the protein MDAAQRRREILEILKKSAQPVSAGTIAGQFQVSRQVIVGDVALLRAANIAISATPRGYILTSGAGDGDQIIRTIACRHSRENLAEELYTIVDNGCGLIDVIVEHAVYGQISGQLHIFSRYDADCFLEKLSKDHASPLCDLTGGVHLHTISCRSEDAYQRVLAALEEKGILFSR